A stretch of the Xanthocytophaga agilis genome encodes the following:
- a CDS encoding LysR family transcriptional regulator — translation MELRQLNYFLKAKELLNFTEAAKALNISQSTLSQQIKQLEDELNVPLFDRIGKRIKLTEAGNLFSEYALQSINKANEGLLLLQDLKNLNTGKITIGVIYSMRILFAKTLIQFASEYPNIKIQVVFGTTKDLLEKLNSHHFDFVLTFHEKSDEAHLKYQTLLKSTMVLVTAKKSSLAHKTTISLNEVAELPLALPFSGYSTIQFFEESFSQKNLAPNICMEINDIPTLFEIVKTGNWHTILSDTSVNDPDVVGIPIDGKNMRRTIMIVSLRDAYEKKAVKKLYEMLTKT, via the coding sequence ATGGAATTAAGACAGCTCAACTATTTTTTAAAAGCCAAAGAGTTATTAAACTTTACGGAAGCTGCAAAAGCTTTGAATATCAGTCAAAGCACCTTGTCACAGCAAATCAAGCAACTCGAGGATGAACTAAATGTTCCTTTATTTGACCGTATCGGAAAAAGAATTAAACTCACCGAAGCTGGTAATCTGTTTAGTGAATATGCGTTGCAGAGTATAAATAAAGCAAATGAAGGGTTATTGCTTTTACAGGATTTAAAAAATCTGAATACAGGAAAAATCACTATTGGTGTAATTTACTCCATGCGAATTCTATTTGCCAAAACATTAATACAGTTTGCCAGTGAGTATCCAAATATCAAAATCCAGGTGGTATTTGGCACCACAAAAGATCTTCTTGAAAAACTCAACTCACATCATTTTGACTTTGTTCTGACATTCCATGAAAAATCCGACGAAGCTCATTTGAAATATCAGACACTTTTGAAGTCAACTATGGTGCTGGTGACTGCTAAAAAATCATCATTGGCTCACAAAACCACTATATCTCTTAATGAAGTGGCCGAGCTTCCATTGGCTTTGCCTTTCAGTGGTTACAGTACTATACAATTTTTTGAGGAATCGTTCAGTCAAAAAAATCTGGCCCCGAATATTTGCATGGAAATAAATGATATACCTACTCTGTTTGAAATAGTAAAAACAGGTAACTGGCATACCATATTGAGTGATACCAGTGTAAATGATCCTGATGTAGTGGGTATCCCTATTGATGGAAAAAATATGAGACGAACTATCATGATCGTTTCTCTCAGAGATGCCTATGAAAAGAAAGCTGTGAAAAAATTGTATGAGATGCTGACTAAAACTTAA
- a CDS encoding DUF6268 family outer membrane beta-barrel protein: protein MDTATGKVKLLNGAFFGKTTPFSKSGYNKQILPDDLHSISAYISYYSSMNNTWTYTLFLTSVLTTDFISVDYNDLSYRWCTIYQALIW from the coding sequence ATAGATACCGCTACCGGAAAAGTAAAATTACTGAATGGGGCATTTTTTGGAAAGACAACTCCTTTCTCAAAGTCGGGATATAATAAACAAATACTCCCTGATGACCTGCATTCCATTAGTGCTTACATTTCCTACTATTCATCAATGAATAATACATGGACCTATACGCTATTTCTTACTTCAGTGCTAACTACAGATTTTATTTCTGTTGATTACAACGATCTCTCTTACAGGTGGTGTACAATTTATCAGGCATTAATCTGGTAG
- a CDS encoding PAS domain-containing protein: MRNFLFVPDKEKDFQSYMVYVLAIIWTLVTGMIVCIGFFYFPDLSPRWLTLLSTSLAVAAFNLIINHLGYTRLASWSLSLMLWLYVTIPCYSAGGIMAPGIISQMSVILTAGFLLGWRGGLAIGLLTIGTDFLLAYLEVIGLLPVATVKHTPISRWISNIIPFGTILALQYYSTNHLRTSLLALQLEIKKREKAEVLKDEILYDLKERVKELKTLYEVSRILQDEDATTEKLFRQIVQILPLGWQYPTKTAARVCVDTISYTTDNYIPCEFYQMAEMTTAKGTKISIEIVYLQSMPERDEGPFLEEERSLINMLVEMLKVDLERRERSAELKAYKYALDTAAIVSISGVDAELTFVNENFCKATQYAPEELMGKHHSFIWSDNYPTDYFTEMQKAMQDGKPYRGEFCNKTKDNTLYWVDTTIIPFLDENGKIYQYLSINYDITERREAEEKIKQSEQLIRKITSQVPGNTYMFEIEESGQFKVLFMNRGTDIFNHTFDFEDVSKQPEKLIEALYVDDKAKFSQALKEAYRTQTIISIQYRMVVGEHTRWRWLQAIPEKNKDGKIIWYGATADITPLVDYIASIEQFIFDLSHVIRRPIASIMGLTRLIIDNELGETELKEISQKLHVISEEMDKFIRELNCDYLQKRQNTTLNIDISSFIDKRSSLFN; encoded by the coding sequence ATGAGAAACTTCCTCTTTGTTCCTGATAAGGAAAAAGACTTCCAGAGCTATATGGTATATGTACTAGCCATTATCTGGACACTGGTAACAGGGATGATAGTTTGTATAGGTTTTTTCTATTTTCCTGATTTATCACCACGTTGGCTAACACTACTTTCTACTTCATTAGCTGTAGCAGCTTTTAACCTTATTATAAACCATTTAGGCTATACACGCCTGGCGAGTTGGTCACTTAGCCTTATGCTATGGTTATATGTCACCATTCCTTGTTATTCAGCAGGAGGAATTATGGCACCCGGTATTATATCGCAAATGAGTGTCATTCTTACTGCCGGATTCTTGCTTGGCTGGCGGGGTGGACTAGCAATTGGCTTGCTCACAATCGGAACAGACTTTTTGCTAGCCTATCTGGAAGTAATAGGCTTATTGCCCGTTGCCACTGTCAAGCATACCCCGATAAGTCGTTGGATTAGCAATATCATTCCTTTTGGAACTATTCTCGCTCTACAATATTATTCTACCAATCATCTGCGTACCAGCTTACTTGCCTTACAACTGGAAATAAAAAAACGTGAAAAGGCAGAAGTACTTAAAGATGAAATACTGTATGATCTGAAAGAACGTGTAAAAGAACTGAAAACACTCTATGAGGTAAGTCGCATCTTGCAGGATGAAGATGCAACAACTGAAAAGCTATTTCGCCAGATAGTTCAAATACTGCCATTGGGCTGGCAATATCCAACAAAGACAGCAGCTCGTGTATGTGTGGATACAATATCCTATACTACAGATAACTATATCCCCTGCGAATTCTATCAAATGGCGGAGATGACAACAGCAAAAGGCACAAAAATCAGTATTGAAATTGTATATCTGCAATCTATGCCTGAAAGAGATGAGGGCCCATTTCTGGAAGAAGAACGCAGTTTGATCAATATGCTGGTCGAAATGCTTAAAGTTGACCTGGAACGCAGAGAACGTAGTGCGGAATTGAAGGCTTATAAGTATGCATTGGATACTGCCGCTATCGTAAGTATATCAGGGGTGGATGCTGAACTCACGTTTGTAAACGAAAACTTTTGTAAAGCCACCCAATATGCTCCGGAAGAATTGATGGGTAAACATCATAGTTTTATCTGGTCAGATAATTACCCAACTGACTATTTTACAGAAATGCAAAAGGCTATGCAGGATGGCAAACCCTATAGGGGAGAATTTTGCAATAAGACAAAAGATAATACTTTGTATTGGGTCGATACGACCATTATCCCATTTTTAGATGAAAACGGAAAGATCTATCAATATCTGTCTATTAACTATGATATAACCGAAAGAAGAGAAGCAGAAGAAAAGATTAAACAAAGCGAACAGTTAATCCGAAAAATCACCAGCCAGGTTCCAGGGAATACTTATATGTTTGAGATAGAAGAAAGCGGACAGTTCAAAGTGCTTTTTATGAATCGTGGGACTGATATATTCAATCATACGTTCGATTTTGAAGATGTCTCAAAGCAGCCTGAAAAGTTAATAGAAGCACTATATGTGGATGATAAAGCAAAATTTAGTCAAGCGCTGAAAGAGGCTTATCGAACACAAACTATTATTAGCATCCAGTATAGAATGGTTGTAGGAGAACATACACGATGGCGCTGGCTACAAGCAATTCCGGAAAAAAATAAGGATGGAAAAATCATATGGTATGGCGCAACTGCAGATATCACTCCTCTGGTTGATTATATTGCATCCATTGAGCAGTTTATCTTTGATCTTAGCCATGTAATTCGCAGGCCTATTGCATCGATAATGGGTTTGACCAGACTAATTATAGATAATGAACTTGGCGAAACGGAGCTTAAAGAAATCTCTCAAAAACTCCATGTTATCTCTGAAGAGATGGACAAATTTATTCGTGAGCTGAATTGCGATTATCTTCAAAAAAGGCAAAATACCACACTCAACATTGACATTTCTTCATTTATTGATAAAAGAAGTTCTTTATTCAATTGA
- a CDS encoding EthD family reductase — MKVKLIVSLLLLTTYFTAFSQKKQNMAVVEKGLIKISIMYPYAEGKTFNMEYYETKHMPMVAGFLGSNLIKYTIEKGIASGIPNQPLPYMAIGTFYVKSLSDYQAAIGPNRDAIRADFANYTNISPVILVSEVVK, encoded by the coding sequence ATGAAAGTAAAACTAATTGTATCGCTTCTCCTTTTAACTACTTATTTTACTGCCTTTAGCCAAAAAAAGCAAAACATGGCTGTTGTTGAAAAAGGTCTCATTAAAATATCCATCATGTACCCGTATGCTGAAGGTAAAACCTTTAATATGGAGTATTATGAAACCAAGCACATGCCGATGGTAGCTGGGTTTTTAGGATCAAATCTGATTAAATACACTATTGAAAAAGGGATTGCCAGTGGTATTCCTAATCAGCCACTGCCTTACATGGCTATTGGCACCTTTTATGTAAAAAGCCTAAGCGACTATCAGGCAGCTATTGGGCCGAATAGAGATGCTATTCGTGCGGATTTTGCAAATTATACCAATATCAGTCCTGTCATTCTGGTGAGTGAGGTGGTAAAGTAA
- a CDS encoding BamA/TamA family outer membrane protein produces MNKIAHICYLWTAIGYIFSTLISFTSIGTYAQTAKDTLTEAGKDTNVFKLKVLPLPTLYYTPETKTAFGILNLFLFRVNASARVSAVDFSIVYTERKQLLIDPTYTIFTHNENYIINGGFVYSKFPDYFFGVGNNRIDQIHNREFIAYKTLQFHNRILRKIHKRWFAGLQYQFYKVFDVHFDANSQYNEGNVTGFNGSTSSGLGLMLLYDSRDNVLSASRGGYLEFSNLYYHSLLGGNSHFHSYKLDLRKYYSLTKKFTLATQVLVTINEGETPFKQMAQLGGNRTLRGYYTGRFRDNHAWVIQGELRYFIWPRLGVAVFGGVGKVASTLGEMDFADTKGAVGGGIRVRMLRKQNFSIRLDVASGRKSNGFYVSIAEAF; encoded by the coding sequence ATGAATAAAATAGCACATATCTGCTATCTCTGGACTGCTATTGGGTATATTTTTAGTACACTTATCTCCTTTACTTCCATTGGTACGTATGCTCAGACTGCTAAAGATACCCTTACCGAAGCAGGCAAAGATACGAACGTATTTAAACTGAAGGTTCTGCCCTTGCCTACTTTGTATTATACCCCTGAAACCAAAACGGCTTTTGGTATACTGAATTTGTTTTTATTTAGAGTCAATGCGTCGGCGCGGGTTTCTGCTGTTGATTTTTCAATTGTATATACCGAACGTAAGCAACTTCTTATTGATCCAACCTATACCATTTTTACACACAATGAAAACTATATCATTAATGGTGGTTTTGTGTATTCAAAGTTTCCGGATTATTTTTTCGGTGTAGGAAACAACCGCATCGACCAGATACATAACAGGGAATTTATTGCTTATAAAACACTTCAATTTCATAACAGGATACTTCGAAAGATTCATAAAAGATGGTTTGCCGGATTGCAATATCAATTCTATAAAGTATTTGATGTTCACTTTGATGCTAATTCTCAATACAATGAAGGCAATGTAACCGGATTTAACGGAAGTACTTCATCAGGTTTGGGACTGATGCTGCTTTATGATAGTCGTGATAATGTATTGTCAGCTTCGAGAGGTGGCTATCTGGAGTTTTCCAATCTGTATTATCACTCTCTTCTGGGTGGAAATTCCCACTTTCACTCCTATAAACTTGATCTGCGTAAATATTATTCCCTCACTAAAAAGTTCACATTAGCAACACAGGTACTTGTTACCATCAATGAGGGCGAAACGCCATTTAAACAAATGGCGCAATTAGGAGGTAACCGCACACTGAGAGGATATTATACTGGCCGGTTTCGTGATAACCATGCCTGGGTTATTCAGGGAGAGCTGCGTTACTTTATCTGGCCCCGGTTAGGAGTAGCTGTTTTCGGAGGAGTAGGAAAGGTTGCTTCAACTCTTGGTGAGATGGATTTTGCAGATACGAAAGGTGCTGTTGGGGGAGGGATTCGGGTGAGAATGCTTCGAAAGCAGAACTTTAGTATTCGCCTGGATGTAGCTTCCGGACGAAAATCGAATGGGTTTTATGTGAGTATAGCAGAAGCATTTTAA
- a CDS encoding cellulase family glycosylhydrolase, with product MFTKSLIFCSRLFMYSLSFCCLLLVASCSPVSDKDTIPQPLSNKSTRTVAAGISGLNWADGRDNFVDGWVIPSGLTSGDSYSVVAAKTEAILNGFSANVSGVNTIRIPINPPSVINSSVWWGRYKGVIDKATSKGWKVIIACWEGASSKDGKIDNTTDFWSMWNTITNDYKANGNVFFEPFNEPHGYTLSQLTAIYADFLSRYPTVPKGRIILDGQGYSEDVKGVGADTRFNGCLLGLHNYAFWSTRSASGWQTDWRNRIGSYGSRTVITEFGATMNSGKDYQNGNQSDNEIAYIVATSDVCRNDGIASVYWPGLRDGDSYSLLTRGGSGTNITISTVSPSGVFRLRYGWGL from the coding sequence ATGTTTACAAAATCTCTTATTTTTTGCAGTCGCCTGTTTATGTACAGCCTGTCTTTCTGTTGTCTGCTCCTAGTGGCAAGTTGCTCTCCAGTATCAGATAAAGATACTATTCCTCAACCCTTATCAAATAAATCAACCAGAACAGTAGCTGCAGGCATCTCAGGTCTTAACTGGGCAGATGGACGCGATAACTTTGTGGATGGATGGGTTATCCCTTCCGGATTGACTTCGGGTGATAGTTATAGTGTAGTGGCAGCCAAAACAGAAGCTATTCTCAATGGATTTTCTGCAAACGTATCAGGAGTAAACACCATACGTATTCCCATCAATCCCCCTTCCGTTATCAACAGTTCGGTTTGGTGGGGACGGTATAAAGGTGTGATCGATAAAGCGACAAGTAAAGGATGGAAAGTCATCATCGCATGCTGGGAAGGAGCTTCCTCAAAAGATGGAAAAATCGATAATACAACTGATTTCTGGAGTATGTGGAATACAATAACCAATGATTATAAAGCAAACGGAAATGTATTTTTTGAGCCTTTTAACGAACCCCATGGCTATACGTTGAGCCAGTTAACAGCCATTTATGCAGATTTTCTTTCCAGATATCCGACAGTTCCCAAAGGAAGAATCATTTTGGACGGTCAGGGCTATTCAGAAGATGTAAAAGGTGTAGGAGCAGATACCCGTTTCAATGGGTGTTTGCTTGGGTTACACAACTATGCTTTCTGGAGCACCCGTTCGGCCAGTGGCTGGCAAACAGACTGGCGTAACCGGATAGGTAGCTACGGATCACGTACAGTAATTACTGAGTTTGGAGCTACCATGAACTCAGGAAAAGACTATCAAAACGGCAATCAATCTGACAATGAGATTGCCTACATTGTTGCTACAAGTGATGTTTGTAGAAATGATGGTATTGCCAGTGTGTATTGGCCAGGCTTAAGAGATGGGGATTCGTATAGCCTTCTAACTCGTGGAGGTAGTGGAACTAACATAACCATAAGCACAGTAAGTCCTTCCGGTGTATTCCGATTGCGCTATGGCTGGGGATTATAA
- a CDS encoding DUF5686 and carboxypeptidase-like regulatory domain-containing protein, whose protein sequence is MQLIFCWLRQQLSGLLFCFVIVSFSTLCNPLQAQYTITGKITDAQTGDPIPFASIALKGTTIGVSTSFEGFYTIKAKKLTDSLIITSVGYTIKTKSIDPTQTTQTINIQLVPSVTQLIEVVVSAGENPAFAILRRVRENRFRNDPKRLAAYQYESYSKIEVDVDNLSEKFKKRKVVKKITKVIDEFDKLAGEDGQPVLPMFLSESISDVYYINSPQRKKEYIRKTKVSGVGVKDGSFVSQLIGNSFQNYNFYESYVNIVQKDFASPIGENWKGVYKYFLADSLWMDSVFCYEIEFEPKVAQDLAFTGKMWIDKKTNALYPIDATIGKQANLNYIEKIKIQQEMQPTAEGAWLPAKIRTTFDIAEVSKNSAGMLAKLYVSNRNMVVNQPKPLSFYDLPVEMAEDFADHTPQYWDEARHDSLSAEDQQALAMIDSVRDIPVVRTYVQIVDLAVNGWKKVGILDIGPYLSMIAYNPVEGVRTRVGFRTNTDFSKRWILRGYIGYGFSDHKLKYAGEINHILSRRRWTVIGMSHSFDIERVGITQEIIGNNKLFYAFTRFGSRGSFYQTENKVFVKSEPIKGIILSAAFVGSHFNPVGLPYYNFGYYPVNGDTHLRHEFQDNRIELELRVAKNETYVMDGNERITLGTKRTPVLTFRYTKGLKGFLGGDFSYDKFSASAFQTLRVGQFGRSNYRLSVGYTPSRLPYPLLFTHLGGGGVRNLLYNRFSYNMMGFFEFVSDQYASLMWDHNFEGWLFNRIPGIQKLRWRLVASANILYGGQRSENKNVVPATDPDENRILEFGRLRPSVPYVEVGYGIDNIFRVLRIQAFHRLTYLNHPHVHPFGVKASVHFHF, encoded by the coding sequence ATGCAATTGATTTTCTGCTGGTTGAGACAACAGCTGTCAGGTTTGTTATTTTGTTTTGTCATTGTATCATTTTCTACTCTTTGTAATCCGCTGCAGGCACAATATACTATTACTGGAAAGATCACCGATGCCCAGACAGGTGACCCCATTCCATTTGCCAGCATAGCACTTAAAGGGACTACTATTGGCGTGAGTACTTCCTTTGAAGGATTTTATACTATTAAAGCCAAAAAGTTAACAGATTCTCTCATTATCACATCCGTAGGATATACTATTAAGACAAAGTCTATTGATCCAACTCAGACAACCCAGACAATCAATATACAACTGGTTCCTTCTGTTACACAACTTATCGAGGTGGTGGTAAGTGCAGGTGAAAACCCTGCTTTTGCAATACTAAGACGGGTTAGGGAAAATCGGTTTCGGAATGATCCTAAACGACTGGCTGCTTACCAATATGAAAGTTACAGTAAAATAGAAGTGGATGTAGATAACCTATCTGAAAAGTTTAAAAAGCGGAAAGTGGTTAAAAAGATTACCAAGGTAATTGATGAATTTGATAAACTGGCTGGGGAGGACGGGCAGCCGGTACTACCTATGTTTTTATCTGAATCCATATCGGATGTGTACTATATAAATTCTCCTCAACGGAAAAAGGAATATATCCGTAAAACCAAAGTATCAGGAGTAGGGGTAAAGGATGGAAGCTTTGTTTCTCAGTTGATTGGCAATTCATTTCAGAACTATAACTTTTATGAAAGCTATGTCAATATTGTCCAGAAGGATTTTGCTTCTCCCATTGGCGAAAACTGGAAAGGTGTGTATAAGTATTTTCTAGCTGATAGTCTGTGGATGGATAGCGTATTTTGCTATGAGATTGAATTTGAACCTAAGGTAGCACAGGATCTGGCTTTTACTGGTAAGATGTGGATTGATAAGAAAACCAATGCCTTATACCCCATTGATGCTACCATTGGCAAACAAGCCAACCTGAATTATATTGAAAAAATTAAAATTCAGCAGGAAATGCAGCCTACCGCCGAAGGTGCCTGGCTGCCTGCTAAAATTCGGACCACCTTCGACATTGCTGAGGTTTCTAAAAACTCAGCCGGAATGCTGGCTAAGTTATATGTATCCAACCGAAACATGGTTGTGAATCAACCTAAACCCTTAAGCTTTTATGATTTGCCTGTAGAGATGGCCGAGGATTTTGCTGACCATACGCCACAATACTGGGATGAAGCCCGTCATGATTCGCTTAGTGCAGAAGATCAGCAGGCATTGGCGATGATTGATTCAGTACGAGATATACCCGTAGTACGTACCTATGTACAGATAGTGGATCTGGCTGTCAATGGCTGGAAAAAGGTGGGCATACTCGATATTGGGCCCTATCTGAGTATGATTGCGTATAATCCCGTGGAAGGAGTTCGAACCCGTGTCGGCTTCCGTACCAATACTGATTTTAGTAAACGGTGGATTTTACGTGGATATATAGGGTATGGATTTTCTGATCATAAACTTAAGTATGCTGGAGAAATCAACCATATCCTATCACGTCGGCGGTGGACAGTCATCGGCATGAGTCATTCCTTTGATATTGAGCGGGTGGGTATTACACAGGAAATAATCGGAAATAACAAACTGTTTTATGCTTTCACTCGTTTCGGTTCGCGTGGTAGTTTTTACCAGACGGAGAATAAGGTATTTGTCAAATCTGAACCCATAAAAGGAATCATACTTTCTGCTGCATTTGTAGGAAGTCACTTTAACCCTGTAGGCTTACCTTATTACAATTTTGGCTACTATCCTGTCAATGGCGATACACATCTGAGGCATGAATTTCAAGACAATCGCATAGAACTTGAACTACGTGTGGCTAAAAATGAGACCTATGTGATGGATGGAAATGAACGCATTACTTTAGGGACCAAACGTACGCCTGTGCTTACTTTCCGGTATACAAAAGGTCTGAAAGGGTTTTTAGGTGGGGATTTTAGCTATGATAAATTCTCTGCTTCTGCTTTTCAGACATTAAGGGTAGGCCAGTTTGGCCGTTCTAACTATCGGCTTTCAGTAGGATATACCCCTTCACGTTTGCCTTATCCTCTTTTGTTTACACATCTGGGAGGAGGGGGTGTCCGCAATCTGCTCTATAACCGGTTTTCCTATAATATGATGGGATTCTTTGAGTTTGTCAGTGATCAGTATGCTTCGCTGATGTGGGATCATAATTTCGAAGGCTGGTTATTTAACCGCATTCCAGGTATACAAAAACTCAGATGGCGTTTGGTTGCCTCTGCCAATATTTTATACGGTGGACAGCGGTCTGAAAATAAAAATGTAGTTCCGGCAACGGATCCGGATGAAAACCGGATACTTGAATTTGGCAGGCTCAGGCCTTCTGTTCCCTATGTAGAAGTGGGATATGGCATTGATAATATCTTCCGGGTACTTCGTATTCAAGCCTTTCACCGACTTACATACCTTAACCATCCACATGTCCATCCATTCGGAGTTAAGGCCTCTGTACATTTTCATTTTTAA